AATGGAGAAAGTGTTGAACATGATGAAGTAGATTAGCAGTATGGCGTAGACAAATGTGGGTGGATTGGTTTCGGTGGATCCCAGTGCCGCAATGAAATATGCTGCCAGAACTATCCATGGGGTGAATCCTGCCAGGGCTCCAAGTAGATACGCGGACCAGTCAGTATTTTTGGTGTAATAGTTGATCTTTTCCATTAAAAATCCGCACATGATCATCACGGCATTCAAGACGAAGATCATCACCAGTGACCACAGATCCCATACGCCTACAAATGTGGCTATTATAACCAGCATGATGGAGCTAGAGAAGAAATATTCATACCACCTGTAAGGGTTCATACCCTTCTTCAGGTTTTCATTGTAATTTTTAGTCTTTACAAAGGCAATGGTAAAGTGGGCAATAGCTGAAATCAACAGGAATGAAGCAAGTATCACTCCCAAATAGCCAACAGTGAATGCAACTGTTGGATCCGGTGCAATCTGAAAAGCCGGAGGACTAAGAGATAGTATTTTAAATTTAAGATAAAAAGTGTAGATATCCTGAGTCCAAGTCAACCACAAACCCAGGGCAATCATGATCAATCCCTGGATGAGGTGCAGTGAACCGGCACCTATGTTAAGTTTCCTCAACCCCCCAAAGGTTATTGGTGACTTGGCAATAATCTCCCTTCTCTGTTCATTATCCATTATCAAACCCCCTTTGTTACTATAATATTTGTTGGATAATGTTGTTAAATGATGCGTGTAATGGAAGTCATTTGAAAATATATCAGATATATACATCTATTACATTCATTCCCCCATTTCCGATTGAATATTTTTTCCCATTCCATAATCCTCCTTATTTCCACCGGAAAAGGATTTATGTATGTTTAGTTAAAATAATAATCACAGATCATATGAAATTGCATATAATGGTTTATATTTGCACAATAAAACCCAATTGAAAATCGCAATTCAAACTTCAACATATTTGGATTATTAAAACGAGGTTCAGGATGATATGTGAAAATTGTGGTGCTCGAATAGGGAAAGGGGAGAGCCAATGTCCTAAGTGTGGGATGGAACTATTTAATTTTGACCACAAACCCCTCCAGAAGAAGTATCTGAGGGGTGAATACTTGCAAGGGGATGAAAGCCTATCTGAACCATACTACTTGGAAGAGGAAAACCTTTCCAAGGACACACATCAACCGGAACCATATCAGAATTGGGATGATTCTGATAAAGATACCAATAAAGATTATAATCAAAATAAGGATGATAATCAGATAAATAATCCGAATAAAGATCATGAATATGAACAAAAGAGTAACTATAATAAACGATATAATAAAAAGAAGAGTTATAATAAAAAATATGAGGGTGAGGGGGGATATGATGAATATAATAAAAATAAAGGTCATAGGCGGAACTACAATCAGGAAAATTACCATAAGAAGGGCAAGCCAGTGAGAAGAGGCTATGATCTGGATGAATATTATGGTTCTGAAGAAAAAAAGAGTTCCATCCTGACAACTGCTATTCTCTTTTTAGTCCTGGCACTACTCATTGGATTCGTAATGGGATTCATTTTCTTTTCCGGGAAAATTCAGAACATATTGTGAACCCTTTATTTAATTTAATTATTTATTTTTTTTAGAATACCTATTGAAATGATCATGAAAATTAGTAACTGGGAACCAGTATCGTGGTACTATGAATGTTTTAATAACAGGTCCGCCTGGAGTTGGTAAAACTACTCTCTTAAACGAAATAAAAAATAAAGTCAGGGATAGTGGGTATTCTATTGGTGGAATGTACTGTCCTGAAATAAGAGAGAATGACAGGAGAACTGGTTTTAATATCATTGACATTGCTTCCAAGCGGAAAGGAATCCTGGC
Above is a genomic segment from Methanobacterium sp. containing:
- the heR gene encoding heliorhodopsin HeR, translating into MDNEQRREIIAKSPITFGGLRKLNIGAGSLHLIQGLIMIALGLWLTWTQDIYTFYLKFKILSLSPPAFQIAPDPTVAFTVGYLGVILASFLLISAIAHFTIAFVKTKNYNENLKKGMNPYRWYEYFFSSSIMLVIIATFVGVWDLWSLVMIFVLNAVMIMCGFLMEKINYYTKNTDWSAYLLGALAGFTPWIVLAAYFIAALGSTETNPPTFVYAILLIYFIMFNTFSINMVLQYKGVGKWKDYLYGERVYIILSLIAKTALAWLAFIGIFAP